Proteins from a genomic interval of Candidatus Flexicrinis proximus:
- a CDS encoding VCBS repeat domain-containing M23 family metallopeptidase, translated as MSSNRRTSGLLIAAAVFALLIIVGVALGLPALRLAALQSDVVNAVMTEANAVTAQTLPGQPAGETIVSDVRVEGAWAFGFLVTRAPDPSLQIHAEPDLRLFITTRDEASGTVDAALEYTPEFYAKLDKVPAGLIPQAGLDILRNSSAVSRGEEAIGGLNFALPWQAGQTWTMTGGPHPDSGVGSTRPWSAVDLAYGPNVGTVRAAESGVVWRSSDCPNFVRVDHTGGYRTGYYHLVNEQVSNGQAVIRGDALGSEGMGVGCGGYTTGPHVHFSLRYFDTRINIGGNEFAGWQVIDGNSPYSGCMLRLRDNNQVCTPYASVTYEVGALPVIRDVRYDYNRDSRPDLWVVDLRPLDGGPTILNVYDGSGLSNALSIPRSSLPPQPVDLNTAFAAGDYNDDGTPDLWLFHRRYDTSGTTALRILDGANPGFLIEDTPTVLPPYSDDVRFALSDFNRDGVLDIYAIVPDYFTNTITINVADGANPLSQLALRTPSLGAPNQYADIAYALADYDADGKADLWLINPRDSATNSVSVKVLAGNGFTTPLADSATALPIQLTDPDRYNFIVTDYNRDGTPDLWLLNRKSGYLTVISGKNFSSVLYSAFTAASGIDNLRFQVLGSDRARLLIPPQASRLLGPADGTLVTDPSVTLRYSPSGLSKKITVKVTDPFGTLLATGKGPKNTSPACLQQSCAVDTSDIGLQLLDGQTIYWQVTARNSYGESVSATRSLTADLPGPVDILSPQDGQVLVSQPQFTWATRPTATRYVLFVRNKATLVRSKLTVESTGCTSMCAVTVGVPLENGDYWMRVKSRDAAGGISNSIKHHFTIDVPPATATPDGTSTVTPPPNNTAVSTPTGTPPPTPTNNPNATLPIPPTPAGFRSP; from the coding sequence ATGTCGTCAAATCGCCGCACTTCCGGACTACTGATCGCAGCAGCGGTCTTTGCCTTGCTGATTATCGTCGGCGTGGCGCTTGGCCTGCCGGCGCTCCGCCTCGCCGCGCTTCAATCTGACGTGGTCAACGCCGTGATGACCGAAGCCAATGCCGTCACCGCGCAGACGCTGCCCGGTCAGCCCGCCGGCGAAACGATCGTCAGCGACGTACGCGTCGAAGGGGCATGGGCATTCGGCTTTCTCGTCACGCGTGCGCCAGACCCCTCCCTGCAAATCCACGCCGAGCCGGATCTCCGGCTTTTTATCACCACCCGCGACGAAGCCAGCGGCACGGTCGACGCGGCGCTCGAATACACCCCTGAGTTCTACGCGAAGCTCGACAAGGTTCCTGCCGGCCTGATCCCGCAGGCCGGACTCGACATCCTGCGAAATTCGTCAGCCGTCTCGCGCGGCGAAGAAGCCATCGGCGGCCTGAACTTCGCGCTTCCCTGGCAGGCCGGCCAGACCTGGACGATGACCGGCGGCCCGCATCCGGACAGCGGCGTCGGCTCGACCCGCCCGTGGAGCGCGGTGGACCTGGCCTATGGCCCGAATGTCGGCACCGTACGCGCGGCGGAAAGCGGCGTCGTCTGGCGCAGCTCGGATTGCCCGAACTTCGTCCGCGTTGACCATACCGGCGGCTACCGCACCGGCTACTATCATCTCGTCAACGAGCAGGTGAGTAACGGCCAGGCCGTGATTCGCGGCGACGCGCTGGGCAGCGAAGGCATGGGCGTCGGCTGCGGCGGCTATACGACCGGCCCGCATGTCCATTTTTCGCTGCGCTACTTTGATACGCGCATCAACATCGGCGGCAACGAGTTCGCGGGGTGGCAGGTCATCGACGGTAACAGCCCCTACAGCGGCTGTATGCTGCGCCTGCGCGACAACAATCAGGTCTGCACGCCGTATGCGTCGGTCACCTATGAAGTCGGCGCGCTGCCGGTCATCCGCGATGTGCGCTATGACTACAACCGCGACTCGCGGCCCGATCTGTGGGTGGTCGATCTGCGGCCCCTGGACGGCGGCCCGACGATCCTGAATGTCTACGATGGTAGTGGGCTATCAAATGCGCTTTCTATTCCACGCAGCAGCCTTCCGCCTCAACCGGTTGACCTGAACACCGCCTTCGCAGCCGGCGACTACAACGACGATGGCACGCCGGATCTCTGGCTGTTCCACCGCCGTTATGACACCAGCGGGACGACTGCGCTGCGGATTTTGGATGGCGCTAATCCCGGATTCCTGATCGAGGACACGCCGACTGTACTGCCTCCCTACAGTGACGATGTGCGCTTCGCGCTCTCGGATTTCAACCGGGACGGTGTGCTGGACATCTATGCGATTGTGCCGGACTATTTCACCAATACCATAACAATCAACGTGGCGGACGGTGCCAATCCGCTCTCCCAGCTCGCCCTGCGGACGCCGTCATTGGGCGCCCCCAACCAGTATGCCGACATCGCCTACGCGCTGGCTGACTACGATGCGGACGGTAAAGCCGACCTGTGGCTGATTAATCCGCGCGATTCCGCAACCAACTCGGTGAGCGTAAAAGTACTGGCCGGCAATGGCTTCACGACGCCGCTGGCCGACTCTGCCACCGCGCTGCCGATCCAGCTGACCGACCCCGACCGCTACAACTTCATTGTCACCGACTATAACCGTGACGGCACACCCGACTTGTGGCTGCTCAACCGCAAGTCCGGCTATCTGACCGTGATCTCCGGCAAGAATTTCAGTTCTGTGCTGTACAGTGCATTCACGGCCGCCAGTGGCATCGACAACCTGCGTTTCCAGGTTCTCGGCAGCGACCGCGCGCGTCTCCTGATCCCGCCGCAGGCCTCGCGCCTGCTTGGTCCCGCCGACGGGACGCTTGTGACCGATCCATCGGTTACCCTGCGCTATTCGCCTTCGGGTCTGTCGAAAAAGATCACCGTCAAAGTCACCGATCCGTTCGGCACCCTGCTTGCCACCGGCAAAGGACCTAAGAATACCAGCCCGGCATGCCTGCAGCAGTCGTGTGCGGTCGACACCTCGGATATCGGACTGCAGCTTCTGGACGGGCAGACCATTTACTGGCAGGTGACCGCCCGCAACTCCTACGGCGAGTCGGTCTCCGCGACCCGCTCGCTTACGGCAGACCTTCCGGGTCCGGTGGACATCCTTTCGCCGCAGGACGGACAGGTGCTGGTAAGTCAGCCGCAGTTTACTTGGGCCACTCGACCCACTGCGACCCGTTACGTCCTCTTCGTCCGTAATAAGGCCACTCTGGTGCGCTCCAAACTCACCGTCGAGTCGACGGGCTGTACCAGCATGTGCGCGGTAACCGTGGGCGTCCCGCTCGAAAACGGCGACTATTGGATGCGCGTCAAGTCACGCGACGCCGCTGGCGGCATTTCGAATTCCATCAAGCACCACTTCACGATTGACGTCCCGCCGGCAACCGCAACGCCTGACGGCACTTCAACTGTTACGCCGCCGCCAAACAATACAGCCGTATCGACGCCGACCGGTACTCCGCCCCCCACGCCGACTAATAACCCCAACGCAACCCTTCCAATTCCGCCCACTCCGGCGGGATTCAGGTCGCCATGA